From one Lycium barbarum isolate Lr01 chromosome 6, ASM1917538v2, whole genome shotgun sequence genomic stretch:
- the LOC132600853 gene encoding probable NOT transcription complex subunit VIP2 isoform X1, protein MSGLLNSSLNGSASNLPDNTGRSFPSSFSPQSGAPSPLYHHSGSIQGLHNIHGSFNIPNMQGALGSRNTAINNLPSSGVQQSGNNLSGGRFSSNNLPASLSQISQGNSLGHSGMTSRAGMSVVGNAGYSNNASGVGGSIPGILPTSAAIGNRSSVPGLGVSQILGNAGPRMTNSVGNIVGGGNIGRSIGSGAGLSAPGLASRLNMNANAGSGNLNLQGPNRIMSGALQQASPQVLSMLGNSYPAGGPLSQNHIQAMGNLNSLGLLNDVNSNDAPFDINDFPQLGSRPSSAGGLQGQLGSLRKQGLSPIVQQNQEFSIQNEDFPALPGFKGGNADYAMDPHQKEQLHDNALSMMQQQHFSMGRSSGFNLGGTYSSHRPQQQLQHAPSVSNSGVSFSNINNQDLLNLHGPDVFQSSQSSYHQQSGGPPGIGLRPLNSSSNASGIGSYDQLIQQYQQHQGQSQFRLQQMSNLGQPYRDQSSKSMQSQVASDPFGMLGLLSVIRMSDPDLTSLALGIDLTTLGLNLNSAENLYKTFGSPWSDEPAKGDPEFTVPQCYYAKQPPPLNQAYFSKLQLDTLFYIFYSMPRDEAQLYAANELYNRGWFYHREHRLWFMRVANMEPLVKTNAYERGSYICFDPNTWETIRKDNFVVHYEMLEKRPALPQH, encoded by the exons ATGTCAGGGTTACTCAAC TCTTCTCTAAACGGATCAGCTTCAAATCTTCCTGACAACACCGGCCGCTCATTTCCTTCATCTTTCTCTCCTCAATCTGGTGCACCCTCCCCTCTTTATCATCACTCTG GAAGTATTCAGGGGCTGCATAACATTCATGGGAGTTTCAACATTCCTAACATGCAGGGGGCACTTGGTTCAAGAAACACAGCGATAAATAACCTCCCCTCCAGTGGTGTCCAGCAATCTGGAAATAACCTTTCTGGTGGTCGTTTTTCATCAAACAATCTCCCCGCTTCCCTGTCTCAG ATATCCCAAGGCAATTCGCTTGGTCATTCTGGAATGACAAGTAGAGCTGGTATGAGTGTTGTTGGTAATGCGGGATATAGCAATAATGCTAGTGGTGTAGGAGGTTCTATTCCTGGGATTCTCCCAACCTCTGCAGCAATTGGTAATCGAAGTTCTGTGCCAGGTCTTGGGGTGTCCCAAATTTTGGGAAATGCAGGCCCAAGGATGACAAACTCAGTTGGAAATATAGTTGGTGGGGGCAACATTGGCAGAAGCATTGGCTCTGGTGCAGGATTGTCTGCGCCTGGTCTTGCTTCACGGTTAAATATGAACGCCAATGCTGGTTCTGGAAATTTAAATCTTCAAGGACCTAATAGGATAATGAGCGGTGCTCTTCAGCAAG CCTCTCCGCAGGTACTTTCTATGTTAGGAAATTCCTATCCTGCTGGTGGTCCACTATCTCAAAACCACATCCAAGCAATGGGAAACCTTAATTCATTGGgattgttgaatgatgtaaattCAAATGATGCTCCttttgacatcaatgatttcccTCAGTTGGGCAGTCGACCTAGTTCGGCTGGAGGACTTCAAGGACAATTGG GTTCTTTGCGGAAACAAGGGCTCAGTCCTATTGTTCAGCAAAACCAGGAATTCAGCATTCAAAATGAAGATTTTCCTGCTTTACCAGGATTCAAAG GTGGGAATGCTGATTATGCTATGGATCCTCACCAGAAAGAGCAACTTCATGATAATGCTCTTTCTATGATGCAACAGCAACACTTCTCA ATGGGAAGATCTTCGGGTTTTAATTTGGGGGGAACATACTCATCGCATCGTCCACAGCAGCAGCTACAACATGCTCCATCTGTTAGTAATAGTGGTGTCTCCTTTTCAAATATAAACAACCAGGATCTGCTGAATTTGCATGGTCCAGATGTCTTCCAATCATCCCAGTCCAGTTATCATCAACAG AGTGGTGGACCTCCTGGTATTGGATTACGGCCTCTTAATTCTTCAAGTAATGCTTCTGGTATTGGATCATACGATCAGCTCATCCAGCAGTACCAACAGCATCAGGGTCAATCCCAATTCCGTTTGCAGCAAATGTCGAATTTAGGTCAGCCATACAGGGATCAGAGCTCAAAGTCCATGCAATCCCAGGTTGCTTCTGACCCGTTTGGTATGCTTGGTTTGCTAAGTGTAATACGGATGAGTGATCCAGATTTGACTTCTCTTGCACTTGGAATTGATCTAACAACACTTGGATTGAATTtgaactctgctgaaaatttgtACAAGACTTTTGGTTCCCCATGGTCCGATGAGCCTGCCAAGGGAGATCCAGAATTTACTGTACCCCAATGTTATTATGCAAAGCAACCACCACCTTTAAAT CAAGCATACTTCTCAAAGTTGCAGCTAGATACTTTGTTTTACATTTTTTACAG CATGCCAAGAGATGAAGCGCAACTGTATGCTGCAAATGAACT gtatAACCGCGGCTGGTTTTATCACAGAGAACATCGGTTGTGGTTTATGAGGGTTGCCAACATGGAGCCTCTCGTCAAGACGAATGCATATGAGAGAGGGTCTTACATTTGTTTTGATCCAAACACATGGGAGACAATCCGTAAG GATAATTTTGTCGTGCACtatgaaatgttggaaaaaagaCCTGCGCTACCTCAACACTAA
- the LOC132600853 gene encoding probable NOT transcription complex subunit VIP2 isoform X2 translates to MQGALGSRNTAINNLPSSGVQQSGNNLSGGRFSSNNLPASLSQISQGNSLGHSGMTSRAGMSVVGNAGYSNNASGVGGSIPGILPTSAAIGNRSSVPGLGVSQILGNAGPRMTNSVGNIVGGGNIGRSIGSGAGLSAPGLASRLNMNANAGSGNLNLQGPNRIMSGALQQASPQVLSMLGNSYPAGGPLSQNHIQAMGNLNSLGLLNDVNSNDAPFDINDFPQLGSRPSSAGGLQGQLGSLRKQGLSPIVQQNQEFSIQNEDFPALPGFKGGNADYAMDPHQKEQLHDNALSMMQQQHFSMGRSSGFNLGGTYSSHRPQQQLQHAPSVSNSGVSFSNINNQDLLNLHGPDVFQSSQSSYHQQSGGPPGIGLRPLNSSSNASGIGSYDQLIQQYQQHQGQSQFRLQQMSNLGQPYRDQSSKSMQSQVASDPFGMLGLLSVIRMSDPDLTSLALGIDLTTLGLNLNSAENLYKTFGSPWSDEPAKGDPEFTVPQCYYAKQPPPLNQAYFSKLQLDTLFYIFYSMPRDEAQLYAANELYNRGWFYHREHRLWFMRVANMEPLVKTNAYERGSYICFDPNTWETIRKDNFVVHYEMLEKRPALPQH, encoded by the exons ATGCAGGGGGCACTTGGTTCAAGAAACACAGCGATAAATAACCTCCCCTCCAGTGGTGTCCAGCAATCTGGAAATAACCTTTCTGGTGGTCGTTTTTCATCAAACAATCTCCCCGCTTCCCTGTCTCAG ATATCCCAAGGCAATTCGCTTGGTCATTCTGGAATGACAAGTAGAGCTGGTATGAGTGTTGTTGGTAATGCGGGATATAGCAATAATGCTAGTGGTGTAGGAGGTTCTATTCCTGGGATTCTCCCAACCTCTGCAGCAATTGGTAATCGAAGTTCTGTGCCAGGTCTTGGGGTGTCCCAAATTTTGGGAAATGCAGGCCCAAGGATGACAAACTCAGTTGGAAATATAGTTGGTGGGGGCAACATTGGCAGAAGCATTGGCTCTGGTGCAGGATTGTCTGCGCCTGGTCTTGCTTCACGGTTAAATATGAACGCCAATGCTGGTTCTGGAAATTTAAATCTTCAAGGACCTAATAGGATAATGAGCGGTGCTCTTCAGCAAG CCTCTCCGCAGGTACTTTCTATGTTAGGAAATTCCTATCCTGCTGGTGGTCCACTATCTCAAAACCACATCCAAGCAATGGGAAACCTTAATTCATTGGgattgttgaatgatgtaaattCAAATGATGCTCCttttgacatcaatgatttcccTCAGTTGGGCAGTCGACCTAGTTCGGCTGGAGGACTTCAAGGACAATTGG GTTCTTTGCGGAAACAAGGGCTCAGTCCTATTGTTCAGCAAAACCAGGAATTCAGCATTCAAAATGAAGATTTTCCTGCTTTACCAGGATTCAAAG GTGGGAATGCTGATTATGCTATGGATCCTCACCAGAAAGAGCAACTTCATGATAATGCTCTTTCTATGATGCAACAGCAACACTTCTCA ATGGGAAGATCTTCGGGTTTTAATTTGGGGGGAACATACTCATCGCATCGTCCACAGCAGCAGCTACAACATGCTCCATCTGTTAGTAATAGTGGTGTCTCCTTTTCAAATATAAACAACCAGGATCTGCTGAATTTGCATGGTCCAGATGTCTTCCAATCATCCCAGTCCAGTTATCATCAACAG AGTGGTGGACCTCCTGGTATTGGATTACGGCCTCTTAATTCTTCAAGTAATGCTTCTGGTATTGGATCATACGATCAGCTCATCCAGCAGTACCAACAGCATCAGGGTCAATCCCAATTCCGTTTGCAGCAAATGTCGAATTTAGGTCAGCCATACAGGGATCAGAGCTCAAAGTCCATGCAATCCCAGGTTGCTTCTGACCCGTTTGGTATGCTTGGTTTGCTAAGTGTAATACGGATGAGTGATCCAGATTTGACTTCTCTTGCACTTGGAATTGATCTAACAACACTTGGATTGAATTtgaactctgctgaaaatttgtACAAGACTTTTGGTTCCCCATGGTCCGATGAGCCTGCCAAGGGAGATCCAGAATTTACTGTACCCCAATGTTATTATGCAAAGCAACCACCACCTTTAAAT CAAGCATACTTCTCAAAGTTGCAGCTAGATACTTTGTTTTACATTTTTTACAG CATGCCAAGAGATGAAGCGCAACTGTATGCTGCAAATGAACT gtatAACCGCGGCTGGTTTTATCACAGAGAACATCGGTTGTGGTTTATGAGGGTTGCCAACATGGAGCCTCTCGTCAAGACGAATGCATATGAGAGAGGGTCTTACATTTGTTTTGATCCAAACACATGGGAGACAATCCGTAAG GATAATTTTGTCGTGCACtatgaaatgttggaaaaaagaCCTGCGCTACCTCAACACTAA